The Mycolicibacterium duvalii DNA window CGTTGGTCGAGCGGCTCGAACGCTGCGGGCACCGGCTCGATCGAGCTCGGATGCTGGCCGTCGGCGGACGCTGCCGCAGCATGTTGCTGGCGGCGGGGGGCCACGTGGACGCCGCAAGCGAGGCCGCGCGGCTGGCGCTGGCCCACCACGACCGACTGCCGATGCCGTTCGAACGTGCGCGCACCCAGTTGTTGTGGGGCCGGCTCCAGCGCAGGCAACGGCACAGAGACGCTGCCGCGGCCAACATCCGTGACGCGCTGTCTGTTTTCGATGACCTCGGGTGTGCGCTCTGGTCTGTGCGTGCCCGCGCCGAGTTGGACCGCGCCACCGCCGTCCGCACCGAGGATGCCGCGCAGCTCACCAAGTCTGAACGACGGGTCGCCGAGCTGGTCGCTTCGGGAATGTCCAACCGCGAAGTCGCCGCGGCGTTGTTCATCAGCCCGAAAACCGTGGAGGTCAACCTCTCTCGCGTGTACCGCAAGCTCGGCATCCGCTCGCGGGCCGGTTTGGCCCGCCGGATGGACGCGCCCGACGGCGCCGAGCAGGAAGATCCCGGCCGCTAGACGAACCTAATCGAGCAACTCCCACTGATCGTTCTCGCCGACCGGGGCGGCGGTCACCCGCACTGTGCGTTCGACCCCGGCCTCATCTGCTGCGGTGCAATCCAGGAACTTGCCGACCTCCACGGCACGCAACCCGGCTCCGCAGGTCACGGTGACCGGGAAGCCGACCTGATTCGAGATCTCCTCGGAGAGCGCCGCGGCGGTGTCGGGCAGGTTGTAAAGGGTGTCCAGCGTGGCGAAATCGACGTTGTAGTCGTCGTCGGTCACGGTGGCCTCGACCCGAACGGTCTGCCCGCCCACCTCGGCGGTGCAGACCAGCTTGTCCCCCGTGCCCGGGGATGGCGACTTGCGCGGGCACTCCAGCGACGACACCTGCTGCTCGATCGGTTGGTAGGTGGTGTTCAATTCGTCGGTGATCGCGGTCTCGAGCTTGTCGTAGTCCAACCCGCCCGTAGAGACCGACATCTGGCAGGCCGGCAACACCAGGATGGTGCCAGCCAACACCAACGCCGGTGCCGATCGCAGTCCTGGTGTCATGATCGCCTCGATTCAGGGTCAGCAGGATTTCATGATCATAGACCTCAGAGCCCGGTCAGGTCATCGGGAACGTCAACGGCATAGGCCTGCAACACATTCAGCGGCACGATGTCGAGCGTGCGCGCATGGGTGGACGCCAGCACCACCGGACAGGCGAAGCCGTCCTGGTGGGCGCGCAGCCAGTTGCGTGCGGTCACGCACCAGCGGTCGCCCGGCATGAGGCCGGGGAAGCGATAGACCGGCATCGGGGTCGACAGGTCATTGCCGATACCGCGTTGGTGGGCAAGGAATTCCGCGGTCACCACCGCACAGATGGTGTGGCGGCCCAGGTCCTGCTCGCCGGTGCTGCAGCAGCCGTCACGGAAGAAACCGGTCATCGGGTCGGTACCGCACGGCGTCAACGGTCCGCCGAGCACATTCTGCTCTGGTTGCTCTGGCACCGCCTCAGTATCGCGCCGACCTCAGATGCTCAGCCGGCGATACCGCGCAATCCGCCGGATTCCGGACGCCGGCGCGGGGCCGGCCGGTACGGCCAGAGCTTCGCGTAACCGGGTCCGCACCGCCGCGGCGTCGAAGTCCATGCCGATGGCCACCAGGCTGCTGCCCGACGGTCGCGCGCCTGACGCGGCCGCCACGTGCACCGACGAGCCGACCACGTTGACGACGTAGCCGCGCGTCTGCGACCGGTACCGCACCGCGACCGTGCCCTTCATCCGGTACACCCCCGCCGGTGGTTCCTCGAGCAGATCGAACACCGCATCCGGGTCGGCGCACCCGTCGGTCACCACCGTCACCGAGTCGGCGTGGGTGTGGTCATGCGTGCCGTCCGCAGCCTCGCTGTCGTAGAGCAATTCGCGAAAAGTCAGCTGCCCCGTCTCGTCGCCGCCGGCCACGTCGTAGAGCAGCGCGGGGTCGATCCGGCCGCCGACCGCACCGATCACGCGTGCGTGCGGGTTGCTCGGGTGTATCCGCTCTTCGACACGCCGCAGCACCGCAACTCGCTCGGCCTCGGCGACCTGGTCCAGTTTGTTCACCACGACCAGGGATGCCGCGCGGTAGCGCGCCGGCGGGGCCGCGTCACGGTCGACGGTCTCGAAGTGCCGTGCCGCGTCGAGGACGTCGATCACCCCGCCCGGCCGGACCCGGTCGACGCCGCTGAACCGGATGATGCGCGAGATCGCCACCGGGTCGGCCAGTCCGCTGGCCTCGATGATGATGGCGTCGAGGCGCAGCTTGGGGTCGGCCAACCGGGCCAGCGCGACATCGAGGCCGCCGTCGTCGGGCAGGCAGCAGATGCAACCCCCGGCGATCGAGGCCGGCTCATCGACCTGACCGGTGACCAGCGCCGCGTCGACGTTGAGCTCACCGAAATCGTTGATCACCACGCCGATCCGGGCACCCGGGCTACGGAGCACGTGGTTGAGCAGCGTGGTCTTGCCGGCCCCGAGATAACCGGTCAGCGCGATGACGGGGATGGGCTGCACGGCACGACAGCCTACCCAGGGTCAGGGCAACTGGTTCTTGACCACCAGGCCGTCTTTGACGATCACGGCGAGATGGGCTGCCGGATCGCCCAGCAGAGCCAGGTCGGTCGTCGGGTCGCCGTCGACGAGCAGCACGTCGGCCCAAGCGCCCGGGGTGATTTCGCCCAGCCGGGCCGCGCGGTACGGATCGCGCTGACCCGACAGGCGGAACAGTTCGGCGTTGCCCGAGGTGACCATGGTCAGCGCCTCGAACGTGGTCATGTACTCACCGAGCCGCACCAGCATCTGGCTCTGCACGTCGTCACGTTCCGGCTCGAACAGCAGGTCGGTGCCCCAGGCCACCTTTACGCCGTGTTTGGTGGCCCATCGGTAGAGCTGGTCGGTGCCTGCGCAGATCTCCCGATTCTTGGCCGCGCTGTCGGGATTGAGGAAGCTGTGATCGTGCTCGGCGAACGGCTGGGTGGACAGCCACACTTCGCGTTCGGCGAGGAGTGCGACGGTGTCCTCGTCAGCGAGGTGGCCGTGCTCGATGGACCGCACGCCGGCCTCGACCGCCCGCCGGATCCCGGTGACGTTGTAGACGTGGGTCGCGACATAGGTGCCGTAGTCGCGGGCGGCCTCGACGGCGGCGCGCAATTCGGCCGGAGTGAACTGTACCGTGTAGAGCGGGTCATACAGCGATGCCGCGCCGCCGCCCACCATCAACTTGATCTGCGCCGCACCGGATTTCAGCTGCTCACGCACCGCGGCGGTGACCCGGTCGGCGCCGTCGGCGACCCGCATGAACCCGATCTGCTCGGCCCGGGACGGCGCGCCGCCCAGCGCGGTGGGCGTCTCGTAGACGAAGCCGAAATCGCCGTGGCCCCCGGTCTGCGACACCGCGGCCTGGCTCGGATAGATCCGCGGGCCGAGCTCGGGCGCCTCGTCGATGACCTGCTTGATGCCGGCGGTGTCACCGGCCATGTCGCGCACAGTGGTGAAGCCGCGCAGCAGCGTGTCCTTGGCGCGGGCCAGGGTGCGGGCCGCCAACAGGGTCTGCGTGCCCATCGCGAGGTCGAGCAGCGTGTTGGCCATGCCCACCAGATGCACGTGCGCGTCGCTCATGCCCGGCATCAACGTCCGGCCACCACCGTCGATGACGGTGGTGCCGGGGGCCTCGGCGATCGGTGAGGGTTCGACGGCGGCGATGGTGCGGCCCTCCACCAGCACATGACCGTCGGTCAGCCGGGGCGTCCGGCCGTCGAAGATCCGGACGTTCTTGATCAGCAGACGCTTCGTCGCAGCGTTCGCCGCACCCATACAGACCTCCCGTGTCGGCCACAGGTTAGCGCCGAGGTGGCCGGACATGGTGGGAGGTCCGGCACGGCGCACGGTGCGACGTGCAGAAGCCGGGCCTGATCAGGTCAGGCCCGGCTTCCGCGGCGCCGCGTCGGAGTCGCGCTGTGGCGAATGGGTGGGTGTCGTACTACGGAGCGGGGATCGATGCGCAGCCCACGCCGGGGATGCAGCCCGAGGCGCCGCCGGGTCCGGCCGAGCCACCAATGCCGCCGGGGCTCAGGCTG harbors:
- a CDS encoding DUF2237 family protein; this translates as MTGFFRDGCCSTGEQDLGRHTICAVVTAEFLAHQRGIGNDLSTPMPVYRFPGLMPGDRWCVTARNWLRAHQDGFACPVVLASTHARTLDIVPLNVLQAYAVDVPDDLTGL
- a CDS encoding DUF4333 domain-containing protein, with product MTPGLRSAPALVLAGTILVLPACQMSVSTGGLDYDKLETAITDELNTTYQPIEQQVSSLECPRKSPSPGTGDKLVCTAEVGGQTVRVEATVTDDDYNVDFATLDTLYNLPDTAAALSEEISNQVGFPVTVTCGAGLRAVEVGKFLDCTAADEAGVERTVRVTAAPVGENDQWELLD
- a CDS encoding CobW family GTP-binding protein, whose protein sequence is MQPIPVIALTGYLGAGKTTLLNHVLRSPGARIGVVINDFGELNVDAALVTGQVDEPASIAGGCICCLPDDGGLDVALARLADPKLRLDAIIIEASGLADPVAISRIIRFSGVDRVRPGGVIDVLDAARHFETVDRDAAPPARYRAASLVVVNKLDQVAEAERVAVLRRVEERIHPSNPHARVIGAVGGRIDPALLYDVAGGDETGQLTFRELLYDSEAADGTHDHTHADSVTVVTDGCADPDAVFDLLEEPPAGVYRMKGTVAVRYRSQTRGYVVNVVGSSVHVAAASGARPSGSSLVAIGMDFDAAAVRTRLREALAVPAGPAPASGIRRIARYRRLSI
- a CDS encoding metal-dependent hydrolase family protein, encoding MGAANAATKRLLIKNVRIFDGRTPRLTDGHVLVEGRTIAAVEPSPIAEAPGTTVIDGGGRTLMPGMSDAHVHLVGMANTLLDLAMGTQTLLAARTLARAKDTLLRGFTTVRDMAGDTAGIKQVIDEAPELGPRIYPSQAAVSQTGGHGDFGFVYETPTALGGAPSRAEQIGFMRVADGADRVTAAVREQLKSGAAQIKLMVGGGAASLYDPLYTVQFTPAELRAAVEAARDYGTYVATHVYNVTGIRRAVEAGVRSIEHGHLADEDTVALLAEREVWLSTQPFAEHDHSFLNPDSAAKNREICAGTDQLYRWATKHGVKVAWGTDLLFEPERDDVQSQMLVRLGEYMTTFEALTMVTSGNAELFRLSGQRDPYRAARLGEITPGAWADVLLVDGDPTTDLALLGDPAAHLAVIVKDGLVVKNQLP